One window from the genome of Paraclostridium sordellii encodes:
- a CDS encoding lantibiotic protection ABC transporter ATP-binding protein, giving the protein MKYIIQTKKLNKNYKKQEVNKEISLLVPTNSIYGLLGPNGAGKSTLLKMLTGMINPTSGEIIYNEKPWSRTDLLEIGSLIEQPPIYENLSARENLKVRTLLYNLPESRIEEVLEIVQLTDTGNKKAGKFSMGMKQRLGIAIALLNNPKLLILDEPTNGLDPIGIGELRELIKSFSQKGISVILSSHILSEVEQIADYIGIIASGQLWYQERIKENIDLENLFLDVVRKAGNKNV; this is encoded by the coding sequence ATGAAATATATAATACAAACTAAAAAATTAAATAAAAACTATAAAAAACAAGAAGTAAATAAAGAAATATCGTTACTAGTACCTACAAATTCAATATACGGATTATTAGGGCCTAACGGTGCTGGTAAATCAACACTATTAAAAATGTTAACAGGAATGATAAATCCTACATCAGGAGAAATAATATACAATGAAAAGCCATGGTCAAGAACTGACTTACTAGAAATAGGATCACTTATAGAGCAACCTCCAATTTATGAAAACTTAAGTGCAAGAGAAAATTTAAAGGTACGTACATTGCTATATAATTTACCAGAATCACGAATAGAAGAAGTATTAGAAATTGTTCAACTCACAGACACAGGGAATAAAAAAGCAGGTAAATTTTCTATGGGAATGAAACAAAGATTAGGAATAGCAATAGCTTTATTAAATAATCCAAAACTTTTAATATTAGATGAGCCAACAAATGGATTAGACCCAATTGGTATAGGAGAGCTAAGAGAATTAATAAAATCATTTTCGCAAAAAGGAATAAGTGTAATATTGTCTAGTCATATTTTATCTGAAGTAGAGCAAATAGCCGATTATATAGGGATAATAGCGAGTGGTCAACTTTGGTATCAGGAGAGAATTAAAGAGAATATAGATTTAGAAAATCTGTTTTTAGATGTAGTTAGAAAGGCAGGAAATAAAAATGTTTAA
- a CDS encoding response regulator transcription factor, whose translation MECAEILVIDDEIEICNLIKNALKKQGHIVTVRNNAIDINEEDLIKFDLILLDVMMPGIDGFTLCKNIRDEVDCPIIFITAKTMEEDILEGFSTGGDDYIKKPFSIIELRARVEAHLRREHREKHQILSTNGLKFNLKPKEIYFNDYKIALTKGEYAICEYLAKHRGQVFSLEQIFIEVYGYEKDSDNSCIREHIKNIRAKITKCIESPIETVWGIGYKWK comes from the coding sequence ATGGAGTGTGCAGAAATTTTAGTAATTGATGATGAAATAGAAATTTGTAATTTAATAAAAAATGCATTGAAAAAACAAGGTCATATAGTAACGGTAAGAAACAATGCAATTGATATTAATGAGGAAGATCTTATCAAATTTGATTTAATATTATTGGATGTAATGATGCCAGGAATAGATGGATTTACTTTATGTAAGAATATTCGAGATGAAGTAGATTGTCCTATAATTTTTATAACAGCTAAAACAATGGAAGAAGATATTTTGGAAGGTTTTTCAACAGGTGGAGATGATTATATAAAAAAGCCTTTTAGCATTATAGAACTAAGAGCAAGAGTAGAAGCTCATTTAAGAAGAGAACATAGAGAAAAACACCAGATTTTATCAACTAATGGATTGAAGTTTAATTTAAAGCCTAAGGAAATATACTTTAATGATTATAAAATAGCACTTACAAAGGGTGAATATGCTATTTGTGAATATCTAGCAAAACATAGAGGACAGGTTTTTTCATTAGAGCAAATTTTTATAGAAGTATATGGATATGAAAAAGATAGTGATAATAGTTGTATAAGAGAACATATAAAAAATATACGTGCAAAAATCACAAAATGTATAGAAAGTCCAATTGAAACAGTTTGGGGAATAGGTTATAAATGGAAATAA
- a CDS encoding ABC transporter ATP-binding protein, with the protein MKRLKVSNLKKIYGKGESKVHAIDEINIEIEPNKFTAIIGPSGSGKSTLLHCMAGLDKPSSGNVYLDDIDIYTMVDDKLSKLRREEFGFIFQSYNLIPVINVYDNIVLPVAIDKKKEDRDYIDDLINKLGISNQVNKFPNELSGGQQQRVAIARALSNKPSVIFADEPTGNLDSKTTDEVMDILKMCVKEFNQTLVMITHNDDIANMADRVITIKDGKVLS; encoded by the coding sequence ATGAAAAGACTAAAGGTATCAAATTTAAAAAAGATATATGGAAAAGGGGAAAGTAAGGTACATGCAATAGATGAAATAAATATAGAAATTGAGCCAAATAAATTTACGGCTATAATAGGTCCAAGTGGTTCGGGAAAAAGTACTTTGCTTCATTGTATGGCAGGTCTTGATAAGCCAAGTTCGGGGAATGTTTATCTTGATGACATAGACATTTACACTATGGTAGATGATAAATTATCAAAGTTAAGAAGAGAAGAGTTTGGGTTTATATTTCAAAGCTATAATTTAATTCCTGTTATAAATGTGTATGATAATATAGTTCTTCCAGTAGCTATAGATAAAAAGAAAGAGGATAGAGATTATATAGATGATTTAATTAATAAGCTTGGCATTTCAAATCAAGTTAATAAGTTTCCAAATGAACTTTCAGGAGGGCAGCAGCAAAGGGTTGCTATAGCTCGTGCACTTTCTAATAAACCCTCTGTAATATTTGCAGATGAGCCTACGGGTAATCTTGATTCTAAGACTACAGATGAGGTAATGGATATTTTAAAGATGTGTGTTAAGGAGTTTAACCAAACTTTAGTTATGATAACTCATAATGATGATATAGCGAATATGGCAGATAGGGTTATAACTATCAAAGATGGTAAGGTTTTAAGTTAA
- the arsM gene encoding arsenite methyltransferase yields the protein MKDITNGDLKNIVRDSYKKIVKKEASFSSSGEDISKSIGYSSEDMNIVPKDSNLGLGCGNPHLIANISEGETVLDLGSGAGFDCFLASKKVGDKGLVIGVDMTPEMLSEARNNAINNGYKNIDFRLGEIENLPVANDIVDIIISNCVINLSPNKQRVYDEAYRVLKTGGRLSISDIVLMKDLTQEMKQDEKLYCGUVTGASSVEELEVYLRKSGFKNIKIDVKPVSKEYEEKWGHNLNVGEYIMSASVTANK from the coding sequence ATGAAAGATATTACTAATGGAGATTTAAAAAATATAGTTAGAGATAGCTATAAAAAAATAGTGAAAAAAGAAGCTAGCTTTAGCTCTAGTGGAGAGGACATATCTAAAAGTATAGGATATTCTAGTGAAGATATGAATATTGTACCTAAGGATTCTAATTTAGGTTTAGGATGTGGAAATCCACATTTAATTGCAAATATAAGTGAAGGTGAAACAGTACTTGATTTGGGAAGTGGGGCTGGATTTGATTGCTTCTTGGCATCTAAAAAAGTAGGGGATAAAGGTTTAGTTATAGGAGTAGATATGACTCCTGAAATGTTAAGTGAAGCGAGAAATAATGCAATAAATAACGGTTATAAAAACATAGATTTTAGACTAGGTGAGATTGAAAATTTACCTGTGGCAAATGATATAGTTGATATCATAATATCAAACTGTGTTATAAATCTATCTCCTAATAAACAAAGAGTATATGATGAAGCCTATCGAGTACTTAAAACTGGTGGTAGATTATCTATATCAGATATAGTTCTTATGAAAGATTTAACTCAAGAGATGAAACAAGATGAAAAGCTATATTGTGGCTGAGTCACAGGAGCCTCTTCAGTTGAAGAGTTAGAAGTTTACTTAAGAAAATCAGGATTTAAAAATATTAAAATAGATGTAAAGCCTGTTTCTAAAGAATATGAAGAGAAGTGGGGACATAACTTAAATGTAGGTGAATATATTATGTCTGCTTCAGTTACAGCTAATAAATAA
- a CDS encoding DUF5714 domain-containing protein, whose translation MNKFNCLICNEEVLYENESKERECYFCKKTYESAIICKNGHYVCDECHSSDAYTAITNYCLNTYSTNPIEMALDLMKHPSIKMHGPEHHYLVPAVLSTAFLNKTDNREKLDNLLNECQKRAKNVLGGFCGFYGACGAGVGCGIYTSLIQESGPMNKEEWGLCNLITSKSLENISKYGGPRCCKRDSFTAIDTAIDFTKKYLNVELDKTTDLKCHFNNLNKECLHTKCKFYNESILVLEEN comes from the coding sequence ATGAATAAGTTTAATTGTCTAATTTGTAATGAAGAAGTGCTTTACGAAAATGAAAGTAAAGAAAGAGAATGTTATTTTTGTAAAAAGACTTATGAGTCAGCTATAATATGTAAAAATGGTCACTATGTATGTGATGAGTGCCATAGTAGCGATGCATATACAGCTATAACAAACTACTGCTTAAACACTTATAGTACAAATCCAATAGAAATGGCATTAGATTTAATGAAACATCCATCTATTAAGATGCATGGACCAGAACACCACTATTTAGTGCCAGCTGTATTAAGTACTGCATTTTTAAATAAAACTGATAACAGAGAAAAGCTAGACAATTTATTAAATGAATGTCAAAAAAGAGCTAAAAATGTATTAGGGGGATTCTGTGGGTTTTATGGAGCATGTGGCGCTGGTGTAGGTTGTGGAATATATACTAGTTTAATCCAAGAATCAGGTCCTATGAATAAAGAAGAATGGGGACTTTGTAACTTAATAACGTCAAAGTCATTAGAAAATATTAGTAAATATGGAGGCCCAAGATGTTGTAAAAGAGATTCTTTTACAGCTATAGATACGGCAATTGACTTTACTAAGAAGTATTTAAATGTTGAGCTAGATAAGACTACAGACTTAAAGTGTCATTTCAATAACTTAAATAAAGAGTGCTTACATACCAAATGTAAATTTTATAATGAAAGTATATTAGTTTTAGAAGAAAACTAA
- a CDS encoding lantibiotic immunity ABC transporter MutG family permease subunit, with translation MLHFLNYLKADFYKFYHSNIIKLHLMIPIITVISFLAYYTISPWSELQKVMAYVQIISISFPLIISIIVNMVYEQEEEAEFQYFLGIADKKYFAHFSKLILMLILGLISTLIAILGFGITFHLMGNSLIEIGVYIKESLIVFGSSILLYMLQYLVVFYFGRGASIGIGIIGSTISALMITGIGEWIWTLLPWGYSIRLSSYFLLYNLDILNKKEPITQAIIMMIIFITIFLALQLTLSNRWEGKRENY, from the coding sequence ATGTTACACTTTTTAAATTATTTAAAGGCAGATTTTTATAAATTTTATCACTCTAATATAATTAAGCTACATTTAATGATTCCAATAATAACGGTAATATCTTTTTTAGCATATTATACAATTTCGCCATGGAGTGAATTACAAAAAGTTATGGCATATGTTCAAATTATTTCGATATCGTTTCCTTTAATAATATCTATTATAGTAAATATGGTATATGAACAAGAAGAAGAAGCTGAATTTCAATATTTTTTAGGAATAGCAGATAAAAAGTATTTTGCTCACTTTAGCAAGTTAATATTAATGTTGATATTAGGTTTAATATCAACATTAATAGCAATTTTAGGATTTGGAATTACATTTCATTTAATGGGAAATAGCTTAATAGAAATAGGTGTTTATATTAAAGAATCACTGATAGTTTTTGGAAGCAGTATCCTTTTATATATGTTACAATATTTAGTAGTATTTTATTTTGGTAGAGGAGCATCAATTGGAATTGGAATAATAGGAAGTACTATATCAGCATTGATGATAACGGGTATAGGAGAATGGATATGGACCTTATTACCTTGGGGATACTCAATAAGATTAAGTTCTTATTTCTTATTATATAACTTGGATATTCTAAATAAAAAAGAGCCGATAACACAGGCAATAATTATGATGATAATTTTTATAACTATATTTTTAGCTTTACAATTAACACTTAGTAATCGTTGGGAAGGAAAGAGAGAAAATTATTAA
- a CDS encoding lantibiotic immunity ABC transporter MutE/EpiE family permease subunit, with the protein MFNMIKAENLKQKHSFQKALIWLAPTITLLVAFLLMGGRYIQQGGYNLWYIIILPGALTIISSFVINNDSKRKFNGLFSVVIDKDKIWYSKIILCTIYLGIACLLFFLEVTVMGYLFKCTISIKESFLASILLFILFSWQIPLFMFISMKVSTGVSVIISMICNCGIGIICALKSTWWIPFAIPSRIMCHVIGVLPNGLAVENGSYPFDIKIILIGLAITVSLYIVISYLSSMWFEKQEV; encoded by the coding sequence ATGTTTAATATGATAAAAGCTGAGAACTTAAAACAAAAACATAGTTTTCAAAAAGCACTAATATGGTTAGCTCCAACAATAACTTTATTAGTAGCATTTTTATTAATGGGAGGCCGTTATATACAACAAGGAGGATACAATTTGTGGTATATAATTATATTGCCAGGAGCCCTTACTATAATATCATCATTTGTTATAAATAATGATAGCAAAAGAAAATTTAATGGATTATTCAGTGTTGTAATTGATAAAGATAAAATTTGGTACAGTAAAATAATTCTTTGTACTATTTATTTAGGCATAGCATGTTTACTATTTTTTTTAGAAGTAACTGTTATGGGATATTTATTTAAATGCACAATTTCTATAAAGGAAAGTTTTTTAGCCTCAATACTTTTATTTATATTATTTTCTTGGCAAATACCATTATTCATGTTTATATCTATGAAAGTTAGTACTGGAGTTTCAGTAATAATTAGTATGATATGTAACTGTGGAATAGGAATAATTTGTGCACTTAAATCAACATGGTGGATTCCATTTGCAATCCCTTCAAGAATTATGTGTCATGTTATAGGAGTTTTACCTAATGGTCTAGCTGTAGAAAATGGCAGTTATCCTTTTGATATAAAAATTATTTTAATAGGATTAGCAATAACAGTATCATTATATATTGTAATTTCATATCTAAGTTCAATGTGGTTTGAGAAACAGGAGGTATAG
- a CDS encoding ArsR/SmtB family transcription factor, which produces MKIVQILKALGDETRIKIINILRNGPLCVCEIEAILEITQSNASRHLNKLMNANLVTYYKEAKYVYYKLNEDTLNEYSFIKAILEDGLEKEEKLKLDYDILVNYKDAGLTCETVTQIRDVINKIKSN; this is translated from the coding sequence ATGAAAATAGTACAAATACTAAAAGCATTAGGGGATGAGACTAGAATTAAAATAATTAATATTTTAAGAAATGGGCCACTATGCGTTTGTGAAATAGAAGCAATACTTGAAATTACACAATCTAATGCATCAAGACATTTAAATAAGCTAATGAATGCTAATTTAGTAACTTACTACAAAGAAGCTAAATATGTCTATTATAAGCTAAATGAAGATACTTTAAATGAGTATAGTTTTATAAAAGCTATTTTAGAAGATGGGTTAGAAAAAGAAGAAAAATTAAAACTTGATTATGATATTTTAGTTAATTATAAAGACGCTGGATTAACATGTGAAACAGTTACTCAGATAAGAGATGTTATAAACAAAATAAAATCAAATTAG
- a CDS encoding FtsX-like permease family protein, with the protein MITFKLAISYMKKQRGKTVALLSSIALSVMLIFSMIVIRDSGYDSQIQEAKDLHGDYQVWFEGIGIDKAKQLENDNEVKKSSKVKYFCEIVNKDSGVKLDLNSFDKGFIKSLNYKMVGRKPAKDGEIVIEKEAVKQMGIDDPLNKNIDLMLMNKYVDEKGINKIDSANKTFKIVGLVEKPDRYYSSVSNSISGVKAQAFVYEEAKFPMKTKDTYKGTILLKSENNTSKFLSKMGKKLNLSVDYLRENAEVSSANLFKDISKNNIENIKKTILLIIVSSLVIYNIFNIILKDMIIQIGLMRAIGMSRKKIKSMFIQLSLIYMVLGTAIGILFGIILSYIGVKMVYGYSSMLTIGAPSIIYSFLVSVLSVSTSSFIVVRKAVKMSIIDSIKESEKYKKKSKHKSTKTNRTHKNIIRSIAIKNVWRNKPRTIITMLAITMVGTMFIFSFALKDTLKTNIELGITGGIWGMSYGSVDKTVSGSYNGAESLFYKVDKNMIENIKNIQGVKSVEPNFFNPEGYIILSNDKISKAYQDELNRKNRLYKAEHNNEYPLLIRGYSDEMLKSRESFIQEGENLVNTKEGKYKKVILVNNINSQVTHSFEAKVIDGATVGDIIDIKLPVYKDGTKRYETLKVEVSAIMKEAYAAAQDGNVGAEGAQVIFREDDYRELTNQKDYNKIYVMTQKGEVYPVEKNLEKLTKHYAFSSIGGKGEDMKFIGAQQSSEDRLTAIYQCLILLILAVNSIFIMRSNIIARKKELSTLRALGMSIKDIKKTLIIESEFYGIVASTIGAVIATVYQYIGISNANKILIEGSFERTMEFNIPWNQILILFGIFIIIGFVSVYVSKDKLYKVSITEGISEND; encoded by the coding sequence TTGATTACATTTAAACTAGCAATATCGTATATGAAAAAACAAAGAGGAAAAACAGTAGCACTATTATCAAGTATTGCACTTTCAGTTATGTTAATTTTCTCAATGATTGTAATTAGGGATTCAGGATATGATTCCCAAATACAAGAAGCAAAAGATTTACATGGAGATTATCAAGTATGGTTTGAGGGGATTGGTATAGATAAAGCTAAACAACTAGAAAATGATAATGAAGTAAAAAAATCAAGTAAAGTTAAATATTTTTGTGAAATAGTCAATAAAGATAGTGGTGTTAAACTTGATTTAAATTCATTTGATAAAGGCTTTATAAAATCTCTTAACTACAAGATGGTAGGAAGAAAACCAGCAAAAGATGGAGAAATTGTCATAGAAAAAGAAGCAGTAAAACAGATGGGTATAGATGATCCATTAAATAAGAATATTGATTTAATGTTAATGAATAAGTATGTTGATGAAAAGGGAATTAACAAAATAGATAGTGCTAATAAAACATTTAAGATTGTTGGACTAGTTGAAAAGCCAGATAGATATTATAGTTCAGTATCTAATTCTATAAGTGGAGTTAAGGCTCAAGCATTTGTATATGAAGAAGCCAAGTTTCCGATGAAAACTAAAGATACATACAAAGGAACAATACTTCTAAAGTCAGAAAATAATACATCTAAATTTTTAAGCAAAATGGGAAAAAAATTAAATCTTAGTGTTGACTATTTACGTGAAAATGCTGAAGTTAGTTCAGCCAACCTTTTTAAAGACATATCTAAGAATAATATAGAAAACATTAAGAAGACTATTCTTTTAATTATTGTATCTAGTCTTGTAATATATAATATTTTTAATATTATTCTTAAAGATATGATAATACAAATAGGCCTTATGAGAGCTATAGGTATGTCAAGAAAGAAAATAAAGAGTATGTTTATACAGTTGAGTCTTATTTACATGGTTTTAGGAACAGCAATAGGTATATTATTTGGGATAATTTTATCATATATTGGAGTGAAAATGGTATATGGATATAGCTCTATGTTAACGATAGGAGCTCCAAGCATAATTTATTCTTTTTTAGTTTCAGTATTATCAGTATCCACAAGTAGTTTTATAGTAGTTAGAAAAGCTGTTAAGATGTCTATAATTGATTCAATAAAAGAAAGTGAGAAGTATAAAAAAAAATCAAAACATAAAAGTACAAAAACAAACAGAACACATAAAAATATAATTAGAAGTATTGCAATTAAAAATGTATGGAGAAATAAACCTAGAACTATTATAACAATGCTTGCAATTACCATGGTTGGAACAATGTTTATTTTTAGCTTTGCGTTAAAAGATACATTAAAGACAAATATAGAATTAGGAATAACAGGTGGTATTTGGGGAATGTCCTATGGAAGTGTAGATAAAACAGTAAGTGGTAGTTATAATGGGGCAGAAAGTTTATTTTATAAAGTTGATAAAAATATGATAGAAAATATAAAAAATATACAAGGAGTAAAAAGTGTAGAACCAAATTTTTTCAATCCTGAGGGGTATATTATACTTTCTAATGATAAAATATCTAAAGCTTATCAAGATGAATTAAACAGAAAAAATAGACTATATAAGGCGGAACATAATAATGAATATCCACTTCTTATAAGAGGATATAGCGACGAGATGTTAAAGAGTAGAGAGTCATTTATTCAAGAAGGAGAAAATTTGGTAAATACTAAAGAAGGAAAGTACAAAAAAGTTATACTGGTAAATAATATCAACTCACAAGTTACCCATTCATTTGAGGCAAAGGTAATTGATGGTGCAACGGTTGGAGATATTATAGATATAAAATTACCTGTATACAAAGATGGTACCAAAAGATATGAAACATTGAAGGTTGAAGTTAGTGCTATTATGAAAGAAGCTTATGCAGCAGCTCAAGATGGGAATGTTGGGGCTGAGGGAGCACAGGTAATATTTAGAGAAGATGACTATAGAGAATTAACAAATCAAAAGGATTATAACAAGATTTATGTAATGACTCAAAAAGGTGAGGTATACCCAGTTGAAAAAAATTTAGAGAAATTAACAAAGCACTATGCATTTTCATCAATCGGTGGTAAAGGTGAAGACATGAAATTTATTGGAGCGCAACAAAGTTCAGAGGACAGACTTACAGCAATATATCAGTGTTTAATTTTGCTTATACTTGCTGTGAACAGCATTTTTATTATGAGAAGTAATATTATTGCAAGAAAAAAAGAGTTATCAACACTAAGAGCTCTTGGAATGAGTATTAAGGATATAAAAAAAACTTTGATAATAGAAAGTGAATTTTATGGAATAGTTGCCTCTACAATAGGAGCTGTAATTGCAACAGTCTATCAGTATATAGGAATTTCAAATGCTAATAAAATTCTCATAGAAGGAAGTTTTGAAAGAACTATGGAATTTAATATTCCTTGGAACCAAATACTTATACTATTTGGAATTTTTATAATCATAGGATTTGTTTCAGTATATGTATCTAAAGATAAGCTATATAAGGTATCAATAACAGAGGGAATTTCAGAAAATGATTAA
- a CDS encoding amidase family protein, translated as MKKSKIAIIAVIALAVATVGGFMYIKQIAPSGEEWISYNNQEVINLIDNQLKGIDIDKISKEKERYVIEKSIDEIQSYVKSGKITYSDITAIYLNRIKDLDQKEHGLNSVVTVNPDAIEEARNADKASSDKKVGVFGIPVLLKDNINTANIPTSSGAEAFTNFIPSKDAELVENLRENGAVILGKNNLSEFANYMSTRMPSGYSGSKGQTVNPFGPLKISPSGSSSGSAVSVTANLAPISIGTETSSSIIAPSYINSVVGFKPSRTSVSSEGIMPLVKKFDTPGPISKTVEDAVIGYNSMSNNKINIDENPDYIKGKTIGLLSYEYDDQEMLDKMKSKLKDIGVNLVEINIDETGTDLFGILDISFKKDFEEFAAKYNLPIKKLNELIEYNKKDLKRRAKYGQDHLEASASIKDIDQNVVDNAIKNDTKKLDEAFKKYNLDAIVCLNNSGIGLSSIAGYPELTIPFGKNAKNEPQGVTFITKNGEDKKILDIGYSFESQTHGRINPLSNK; from the coding sequence ATGAAAAAATCAAAAATTGCAATAATTGCAGTTATTGCTTTAGCAGTAGCTACAGTTGGTGGTTTCATGTATATAAAGCAAATTGCACCTTCAGGTGAAGAATGGATATCTTATAACAACCAAGAGGTTATAAACTTAATAGATAATCAACTTAAAGGAATCGATATTGATAAAATATCTAAAGAAAAAGAAAGGTATGTTATAGAAAAAAGTATTGATGAAATACAAAGTTATGTAAAATCAGGTAAAATCACTTATTCAGATATAACTGCTATATATCTAAATAGAATTAAAGACTTAGATCAAAAAGAGCATGGATTAAACTCTGTAGTTACAGTAAATCCAGATGCTATAGAAGAAGCTAGAAATGCAGATAAAGCATCATCAGATAAGAAAGTTGGAGTATTTGGTATACCTGTGTTATTAAAAGATAATATAAATACCGCAAATATACCCACTAGCTCAGGAGCTGAAGCATTTACTAATTTTATTCCAAGTAAGGATGCAGAACTTGTTGAAAATCTAAGAGAAAATGGAGCTGTTATACTTGGAAAAAACAACCTCTCTGAGTTTGCAAATTACATGTCTACTAGAATGCCTTCTGGTTATAGTGGTAGTAAGGGACAAACTGTAAATCCATTTGGTCCACTAAAAATATCTCCATCTGGATCTAGTAGTGGAAGCGCGGTTTCTGTAACAGCAAATTTAGCACCTATTTCAATTGGGACAGAAACATCTTCTTCTATTATAGCTCCATCATACATTAACTCTGTAGTTGGTTTTAAACCATCAAGAACTTCAGTATCTAGTGAAGGTATTATGCCTTTAGTGAAAAAGTTTGATACTCCAGGTCCAATATCAAAAACAGTAGAAGATGCAGTTATTGGATATAATAGCATGTCTAATAATAAAATAAATATTGATGAAAATCCTGACTATATTAAAGGTAAAACTATAGGTCTTTTATCTTACGAATATGATGACCAAGAAATGCTAGATAAAATGAAAAGTAAATTAAAAGATATAGGTGTGAATTTAGTAGAAATCAATATTGATGAAACTGGTACAGATTTATTTGGTATCCTAGATATATCTTTTAAAAAAGATTTTGAAGAGTTTGCTGCCAAATACAATCTTCCTATAAAAAAACTTAATGAATTAATAGAATATAATAAAAAAGATTTAAAAAGAAGAGCAAAATACGGACAAGATCATTTAGAAGCTTCAGCATCAATTAAAGATATCGATCAAAATGTTGTAGATAATGCTATAAAAAATGATACTAAGAAATTAGATGAAGCTTTTAAAAAATATAATTTAGATGCAATAGTATGTTTAAATAATTCAGGAATAGGATTATCTTCAATAGCAGGTTACCCGGAACTAACTATCCCTTTTGGTAAAAATGCTAAAAATGAACCTCAAGGTGTAACTTTTATTACAAAAAATGGAGAAGATAAAAAAATATTAGATATCGGTTATAGCTTTGAGAGTCAAACACATGGTAGAATTAATCCACTTTCAAATAAATAG